In Mytilus edulis chromosome 6, xbMytEdul2.2, whole genome shotgun sequence, the following proteins share a genomic window:
- the LOC139526229 gene encoding uncharacterized protein — MTGATCGAGSAYPSEAPDITPAFGGVSVACIPCITAGKREFDGDASQLWNEFREIKAVLSETILDLHNTRTELGVAKDVLGKQLAKTKQALIETKELLDIIGKKLDKTMEDLVHTRQDLADKGRELNETKKWINTTCFLLAKDDKRLLDTTDELHQVQADLQNLKVNMVAVQSQVKSSQVPRIGFTAVLGKDVSNLGDNQVILFDTVYTNEGSDYNPRTGVFTCEIPGLYTFYVHTLAEPGKHLETEIIKNLQHMASTYAYDKDFYSSGSNMAVMSLQIGDTVLVRSYGNGHDHNGSVIDYKYTSFSGFLIAT; from the exons CTGTATCCCATGTATAACTGCAGGAAAAAGAGAGTTTGATGGTGATGCATCGCAATTGTGGAATGAATTCCGTGAAATTAAGGCTGTTCTTTCGGAAACAATACTGGACCTACACAATACTAGAACAGAGCTTGGTGTAGCTAAAGACGTCTTAGGAAAGCAACTTGCAAAAACGAAACAGGCTCTAATTGAAACAAAAGAACTGCTAGACATTATAGGAAAGAAACTTGACAAAACGATGGAAGATCTAGTGCATACACGGCAGGATCTTGCAGATAAAGGAAGAGAACTGAACGAGACAAAGAAATGGATAAAC ACAACATGTTTCCTTTTAGCAAAAGACGATAAGAGATTACTTGATACTACGGATGAACTTCACCAAGTTCAAGCTGACTTGCAAAATCTAAAAGTCAACATGGTAGCTGTCCAATCACAAGTCAAATCCA GTCAAGTACCTAGGATAGGATTTACGGCAGTGTTAGGTAAAGACGTTTCCAATCTAGGTGATAATCAAGTTATCCTATTTGATACAGTGTATACAAATGAAGGAAGTGACTACAACCCCCGAACGGGTGTATTCACATGTGAAATTCCAGGGTTATACACTTTTTATGTCCATACTTTGGCAGAACCCGGAAAACACCTGGaaacagaaataataaaaaatctgcaACACATGGCATCCACTTACGCATATGATAAAGATTTTTATTCTTCCGGAAGTAACATGGCAGTTATGTCCCTGCAGATAGGTGATACTGTGTTAGTAAGATCGTATGGCAACGGACATGATCATAATGGATCAGTGATTGACTATAAGTATACATCCTTCTCTGGTTTTCTAATTGCTACTTAG
- the LOC139525999 gene encoding heavy metal-binding protein HIP-like: MVFDFKLVIYCFLCNCLSGIYADIGGVNGDVSQIWKELNELKTVLLETRLDLSNTKKEFEDSKEILDQELANTKQTLKDTRQDLAETKRELNEIKKVTYRSKAQFDEIHKGNDQKRFLDTANELHELQIDMQNMHQLQVDVQNLEAKMAAVQSQVKISKTPRIGFTAVLSRDVFNLGDDQIIRFGTVYTNEGSDYNSLTGIFTCEIPGLYAFYVHTLAEPGKHLETEITKNLQHMAYTYARDKEAYSSGSNMAVMTLQKGDTVLVRSNGSQHAHNGSVIDSGYTSFSGFLIAP; encoded by the exons ATGGTGTTTGATTTTAAATTAGTTATATACTGTTTCCTTTGTAACTGTCTTTCAGGTATTTATGCAGACATCGGTGGGGTCAATGGTGATGTTTCTCAAATATGGAAAGAACTAAATGAACTCAAGACTGTTCTTTTAGAAACCAGGCTGGACCTGTCAAATACTAAAAAAGAATTTGAAGATTCGAAGGAGATCCTAGATCAGGAACTTGCAAACACAAAACAGACTCTCAAAGACACAAGACAAGACCTTGCAGAAACAAAAAGAGAACTGAACGAGATAAAGAAAGTGACATACAGGAGTAAAGCGCAATTTGACGAAATTCATAAAG GAAATGATCAAAAGAGATTTCTTGATACTGCTAATGAACTGCATGAACTTCAAATAGATATGCAGAATATGCATCAGCTACAAGTAGATGTACAGAATCTGGAAGCCAAAATGGCAGCTGTCCAATCACAAGTCAAAATCA gtAAAACGCCTAGAATAGGATTTACGGCCGTCCTAAGTAGAGACGTCTTTAATCTTGGTGACGATCAAATTATCCGCTTTGGTACAGTGTATACAAACGAAGGAAGCGACTACAACAGTCTAACGGGAATTTTCACTTGTGAAATTCCAGGACTATACGCTTTTTATGTTCATACTTTGGCCGAACCTGGAAAACACCTTGAAACAGAAATTACTAAAAATCTTCAACACATGGCATACACTTATGCAAGGGATAAAGAAGCATATTCCTCCGGCAGTAACATGGCTGTGATGACACTCCAAAAAGGTGATACTGTACTGGTCAGATCTAATGGCAGTCAGCATGCTCATAATGGATCAGTGATCGACTCCGGGTATACATCCTTCTCTGGGTTCCTGATTGCACCTTGA